One genomic segment of Fusobacterium nucleatum includes these proteins:
- a CDS encoding HPr family phosphocarrier protein, with translation MKSVKVHIKNKKGLHARPSSLFVQLVTKYDSDITVKSEDETVNGKSIMGLMLLAAEEGRELELIADGPDEAAMLEDLVDLIEVKKFNEE, from the coding sequence ATGAAATCGGTAAAAGTACATATAAAAAATAAAAAAGGATTACATGCAAGACCTTCATCTCTATTTGTACAATTAGTTACGAAGTATGATTCTGATATCACTGTTAAATCAGAAGATGAAACTGTAAATGGAAAAAGTATCATGGGACTTATGCTTTTGGCAGCAGAAGAAGGTAGAGAATTAGAATTGATTGCAGATGGACCAGATGAAGCTGCTATGCTTGAAGACTTAGTTGATTTAATAGAAGTAAAGAAATTCAATGAGGAGTAA
- a CDS encoding NUDIX hydrolase: MITTLCYLEKDNKYLMLHRTKKENDINKNKWLGVGGKLEKNETPEQCLFREVKEETGLTLIDYIHKGIVIFNFNDDEPLYMYLYTSKNFLGEVQECSEGDLKWIDKSEIYNLNLWEGDKIFLDLLNKDTPFFYLTLDYENDNLISSDLKFKEENFTYFEVFVPENYVKDIIKALSRYNLLKEGNYTDVYALIDVEGHWTTLEGAKAFIGEVGKESIEKEKLMKFRVKKEFTDLAYYLIKKAHPYEVPVINIF; this comes from the coding sequence ATGATTACAACTTTATGTTATTTAGAGAAGGATAATAAATATCTTATGTTACATAGGACCAAAAAAGAAAATGATATAAATAAAAATAAGTGGCTGGGTGTTGGTGGAAAATTAGAAAAGAATGAAACTCCTGAACAATGTCTATTTAGAGAAGTTAAAGAAGAAACTGGTTTAACTCTAATTGATTATATTCATAAAGGAATAGTAATTTTTAATTTTAATGATGATGAACCACTTTATATGTATTTATACACTTCAAAAAATTTTTTAGGAGAAGTTCAAGAATGTTCTGAGGGAGATTTAAAATGGATAGATAAATCTGAAATTTATAATCTTAATCTTTGGGAAGGAGATAAAATATTTTTAGATTTACTTAATAAAGATACTCCTTTTTTCTATTTAACATTGGATTATGAAAATGATAATTTAATTTCTTCAGATTTAAAATTTAAAGAAGAGAATTTTACTTATTTTGAAGTTTTTGTCCCTGAAAATTATGTCAAAGATATTATTAAAGCTCTATCAAGATATAATCTATTAAAAGAAGGAAATTATACTGATGTCTATGCTTTAATAGATGTGGAAGGGCATTGGACAACTCTTGAGGGTGCTAAGGCATTTATTGGAGAAGTAGGAAAAGAAAGTATTGAAAAAGAAAAATTAATGAAATTTAGAGTAAAAAAAGAATTTACAGATTTAGCCTATTATCTAATTAAAAAGGCACATCCTTATGAAGTGCCTGTCATTAATATTTTTTAA
- the rfaE1 gene encoding D-glycero-beta-D-manno-heptose-7-phosphate kinase has translation MISKLIENFKNIKIAVIGDLMLDEYIMGKVDRISPEAPVPVVKVTEEKFVLGGAANVINNLAALGANVYCGGLVGKDKNAEKLINAFPKNVDCNLILKVDNRPTIVKKRVIAGHQQLLRLDWEEEFYINEDEENIIIENLKNHIKNLNAVILSDYNKGLLTKSLSQKIINLCKENNVIVTVDPKPKNISNFVGASSITPNKKEAYAAVEANPSENIDIVGEKLKKKYNLDTVLVTRSEEGMTLYDKEIHNIPTYAKEVYDVTGAGDTVISVFTLAKAAGATWEEAAKIANAAGGIVVGKIGTSTVSEKELIETYNSIYNTGDVCKC, from the coding sequence ATGATAAGTAAATTAATAGAAAACTTCAAAAATATTAAAATTGCTGTTATTGGAGATTTAATGTTAGATGAATATATTATGGGTAAGGTGGATAGAATTTCTCCTGAGGCACCAGTCCCTGTTGTTAAAGTTACAGAAGAAAAATTTGTTTTAGGTGGTGCTGCCAATGTTATTAATAACCTTGCTGCTCTAGGAGCTAATGTCTATTGTGGTGGACTTGTAGGAAAAGATAAAAATGCAGAAAAACTTATCAATGCTTTTCCTAAAAATGTTGATTGTAATTTAATTTTAAAAGTTGATAATAGACCTACTATTGTAAAGAAAAGAGTTATCGCAGGACACCAACAACTTTTAAGACTTGATTGGGAAGAAGAATTTTACATCAATGAAGATGAAGAAAATATAATAATAGAAAATCTTAAAAATCATATAAAAAATTTAAATGCAGTTATTTTATCTGACTATAATAAAGGACTTTTAACAAAATCTCTTTCACAAAAAATTATAAACTTATGTAAAGAAAATAATGTAATTGTTACTGTTGACCCTAAACCAAAAAATATTTCTAATTTTGTAGGAGCTTCTTCTATTACTCCAAACAAAAAAGAAGCTTATGCAGCAGTTGAAGCAAACCCATCAGAAAATATTGATATAGTTGGGGAAAAATTAAAGAAAAAATATAATTTAGATACTGTTTTAGTAACAAGAAGTGAAGAAGGAATGACTTTATATGATAAAGAAATACATAATATTCCTACTTATGCAAAAGAAGTTTATGATGTAACTGGTGCAGGAGATACAGTTATTTCAGTTTTTACTTTAGCAAAGGCTGCTGGGGCAACTTGGGAAGAGGCTGCAAAAATTGCTAATGCTGCTGGAGGAATCGTAGTTGGAAAGATTGGTACTTCTACTGTTAGTGAAAAGGAATTGATTGAAACTTATAACAGTATATATAACACAGGAGATGTTTGTAAATGTTAA
- a CDS encoding MliC family protein — translation MKKFAMLALAMSLFLVACGEKKEEEKPAEQPAVEATATEAPAAETTEAAVEAKGFSLKTEDGKEFTLVVVADGSSATLTDAEGKSVELKNAETASGERYADEAGNEVAMKGAEGILTFGDLKEVPVTVEAK, via the coding sequence ATGAAAAAATTTGCAATGTTAGCACTAGCTATGAGTTTATTCTTAGTAGCTTGTGGAGAAAAAAAAGAAGAAGAAAAACCAGCTGAACAACCAGCTGTAGAAGCAACTGCAACTGAAGCACCTGCTGCAGAAACAACTGAAGCTGCTGTAGAAGCAAAAGGATTTTCACTAAAAACTGAAGATGGAAAAGAATTTACTTTAGTAGTTGTTGCTGATGGAAGTAGTGCAACTTTAACTGATGCAGAAGGAAAATCAGTTGAATTAAAGAATGCTGAAACTGCATCTGGAGAAAGATATGCAGATGAAGCTGGAAATGAAGTTGCTATGAAAGGTGCAGAAGGAATCTTAACTTTTGGAGACCTTAAAGAAGTACCAGTAACTGTTGAAGCTAAATAG
- a CDS encoding cob(I)yrinic acid a,c-diamide adenosyltransferase, with the protein MEKGYTQIYTGNGKGKTTAALGLITRAVGSNFKIFLCQFLKGRDYGELYTLKKFETVTHERYGRGVFIRSKEYVTDEDKKLMREGYESLKKALLSGKYDIVIADEILGTLRYDLISIEEIKFLIENKPETTEFVLTGRNAPDKLIEMADLVTEMKEVKHYFQKGVMARKGIEK; encoded by the coding sequence ATGGAAAAAGGATATACTCAAATATACACTGGAAATGGAAAAGGAAAAACTACTGCTGCCTTAGGACTTATAACAAGAGCAGTTGGAAGTAATTTTAAAATTTTTTTATGTCAATTTTTAAAGGGTAGAGATTACGGAGAACTTTACACATTAAAGAAATTTGAAACTGTTACCCATGAAAGATATGGCAGAGGAGTTTTTATAAGAAGTAAAGAATATGTAACTGACGAAGATAAAAAGCTTATGAGAGAAGGCTATGAAAGTCTTAAAAAAGCCCTTTTAAGTGGAAAATATGATATAGTTATAGCAGATGAGATTTTAGGGACATTGAGATATGATTTAATATCTATTGAGGAGATAAAATTTTTAATTGAAAATAAGCCTGAAACAACAGAATTTGTTTTAACAGGAAGAAATGCCCCAGATAAACTTATTGAAATGGCAGACTTAGTAACTGAAATGAAAGAGGTTAAACACTATTTTCAAAAAGGAGTTATGGCAAGAAAAGGTATAGAAAAATAG
- a CDS encoding ABC transporter ATP-binding protein, with amino-acid sequence MEKKDINIVNVNKSFDGVQILKDINLKIEQGEFFSIIGPSGCGKTTLLRMIAGFISPDSGAIYLGDENIVNLPPNLRNVNTIFQKYALFPHLNVFENVAFPLRLKKVDEKTINEEVNKYLKLVGLEEHSTKKVSQLSGGQQQRISIARALINKPGVLLLDEPLSALDAKLRQNLLIELDLIHDEVGITFIFITHDQQEALSISDRIAVMNAGKVLQVGTPAEVYEAPADTFVADFLGENNFFSGKVTEIINEELAKINLEGIGEIIIELDKKVKIGDKVTISLRPEKIKLSKNEIKKTKNYMNSAAVYVDEYIYSGFQSKYYVHLKNNENLKFKIFMQHAAFFDDNDEKAIWWDEDAYITWDAYDGYLVEVESEKK; translated from the coding sequence TTGGAAAAAAAAGATATAAATATAGTTAATGTAAATAAAAGTTTTGATGGAGTTCAAATTTTGAAAGACATTAATTTAAAGATAGAGCAAGGAGAATTTTTTTCTATAATAGGTCCATCAGGTTGTGGTAAAACTACGCTTTTAAGAATGATAGCTGGATTTATCTCTCCAGATAGTGGAGCTATATATCTTGGTGATGAAAATATAGTTAACTTACCACCAAATCTTAGAAATGTAAATACTATATTTCAAAAATATGCTCTTTTTCCACATTTGAATGTTTTTGAAAATGTAGCATTTCCTTTAAGACTTAAAAAAGTTGATGAAAAAACAATAAATGAAGAAGTTAATAAATATTTAAAACTTGTGGGCTTGGAAGAACACAGCACAAAAAAAGTTAGTCAATTATCAGGAGGACAACAACAAAGAATTTCAATAGCAAGAGCTTTAATCAATAAACCAGGAGTTTTGTTGTTAGATGAGCCTTTATCAGCTCTTGATGCAAAATTAAGACAAAATCTTTTGATAGAACTTGACTTAATTCATGATGAAGTTGGGATAACTTTTATCTTTATTACCCATGATCAACAAGAAGCCCTTTCTATTTCAGATAGAATAGCAGTTATGAATGCAGGAAAAGTTTTACAAGTGGGTACTCCCGCTGAAGTCTATGAAGCTCCTGCTGATACTTTTGTTGCAGACTTTTTAGGAGAAAATAATTTTTTCAGTGGAAAAGTCACTGAGATTATAAACGAAGAATTAGCTAAAATAAATTTAGAAGGTATAGGAGAAATAATTATTGAACTGGATAAAAAAGTTAAAATAGGGGATAAGGTTACTATCTCTTTAAGACCTGAAAAAATAAAACTTTCTAAAAACGAAATAAAAAAGACTAAAAATTACATGAATAGCGCAGCTGTTTATGTTGATGAATATATTTATTCTGGTTTCCAAAGTAAATATTATGTACATTTAAAAAATAATGAAAATTTAAAATTTAAAATCTTTATGCAACATGCAGCTTTCTTTGATGATAATGATGAAAAAGCTATATGGTGGGATGAAGATGCTTACATCACTTGGGATGCCTATGATGGTTATCTAGTGGAGGTGGAAAGTGAAAAAAAATAG
- the ptsP gene encoding phosphoenolpyruvate--protein phosphotransferase, which produces MKQNSLIKGIPASPGIAIGKVFLYKENKLEIDEKSNLSKEEEIERLVKGREIAKKQLEEIKENTLKKLGKDKADIFEGHITLLEDEELFSEIDLKISQKKCTAEFALNEAIDEYATMLANLEDTYFKERAGDLRDIGKRWLYGVMNAQITDLSKLEPETIIVAKELNPSDTAQINLDNVLAFVTEIGGKTAHSSIMARSLELPAVVGVGAVLDELEDDQILIVDALKGEMIVSPDVETLQIYKEKREKFLKEKEELKALKDKKAISKDGIKVDVWGNIGSPNDVKGIISNGGFGVGLYRTEFLFMEKDSFPTEDEQFEAYKIVAEELKGYPVTIRTMDIGGDKSLPYMELPKEENPFLGWRAIRVCLDREEILRTQFKALLRASKYGQIKIMLPMIMDIVEVRKAKAIFEECKRELQEKGIEFDKNIMLGIMVETPAVAFRAKYFAKECDFFSIGTNDLTQYTLAVDRGNEKIANLYDTYNPSVLQAIKMLIDGAHEGGIKISMCGEFAGDENAVALLFGMGLDAFSMSGISIPRVKRIIMKLDKKECQDLVERVLSLSTASEIKEEVKKFMGKI; this is translated from the coding sequence ATGAAACAAAATAGTTTGATAAAGGGGATTCCAGCTTCACCTGGGATAGCAATAGGAAAAGTATTTCTATATAAAGAGAATAAATTAGAAATAGATGAAAAATCTAATTTATCTAAAGAAGAAGAGATTGAAAGATTAGTAAAAGGTAGAGAAATTGCTAAAAAACAACTGGAAGAAATCAAAGAAAATACTCTAAAAAAATTAGGGAAAGATAAGGCTGATATTTTTGAAGGACATATTACTTTATTAGAAGATGAAGAGTTATTTTCTGAAATTGATTTAAAAATCTCTCAAAAAAAATGTACTGCTGAATTTGCTTTAAATGAAGCTATTGATGAATATGCAACTATGCTTGCAAATTTAGAAGATACATATTTTAAAGAAAGAGCAGGAGATTTAAGAGATATAGGTAAAAGATGGTTATATGGTGTTATGAATGCACAAATAACAGACCTTTCTAAATTGGAACCTGAAACAATCATTGTAGCAAAAGAATTAAATCCTTCTGACACTGCACAAATAAATTTAGATAATGTTTTAGCTTTTGTGACAGAAATTGGCGGGAAAACTGCACATTCATCTATTATGGCAAGGTCATTAGAACTACCTGCTGTTGTTGGAGTGGGAGCGGTTTTAGATGAATTAGAAGATGATCAAATTTTAATAGTTGATGCTTTAAAAGGTGAAATGATTGTTTCACCTGATGTAGAAACTTTACAAATATATAAAGAAAAAAGAGAAAAATTTTTAAAAGAAAAGGAAGAATTGAAAGCATTAAAAGATAAAAAAGCTATTTCAAAAGATGGAATAAAAGTTGATGTTTGGGGAAATATAGGTTCTCCTAATGATGTAAAAGGAATTATTTCAAATGGTGGTTTTGGAGTAGGACTTTATAGAACAGAATTTTTATTTATGGAGAAAGATTCTTTTCCAACTGAAGATGAACAATTTGAAGCATATAAAATAGTTGCTGAAGAATTAAAAGGTTATCCTGTTACTATAAGAACTATGGATATAGGTGGAGATAAATCACTTCCATATATGGAACTTCCAAAAGAAGAAAATCCATTTTTAGGTTGGAGAGCAATAAGAGTTTGTTTAGATAGAGAAGAAATTTTAAGAACTCAATTTAAAGCACTTTTAAGAGCTTCAAAATATGGACAAATAAAAATAATGCTTCCAATGATAATGGATATAGTAGAAGTAAGAAAAGCAAAGGCCATTTTTGAAGAATGTAAAAGAGAATTACAAGAAAAAGGGATAGAATTTGATAAAAATATTATGTTAGGAATAATGGTAGAAACTCCTGCTGTTGCATTTAGGGCAAAGTATTTTGCAAAAGAATGTGATTTCTTTTCAATAGGAACTAATGATTTAACTCAATATACTTTAGCAGTTGATAGAGGAAATGAAAAAATTGCAAATCTGTATGATACATATAATCCAAGTGTATTACAAGCCATAAAAATGCTAATTGATGGTGCACATGAAGGTGGAATAAAAATTTCAATGTGTGGAGAGTTTGCAGGAGATGAAAATGCAGTAGCACTTTTATTTGGAATGGGCTTAGATGCTTTTTCAATGTCAGGAATTTCAATACCAAGAGTAAAAAGAATTATCATGAAATTAGATAAAAAAGAGTGCCAAGACTTAGTTGAAAGGGTTTTATCTTTATCAACAGCTTCTGAAATTAAAGAAGAAGTTAAAAAATTTATGGGAAAAATATAA
- the eutJ gene encoding ethanolamine utilization protein EutJ, translating into MNLDKVNKYIQDFEKTIKKPKTNFDKSKFYVGIDLGTANIVITILDKDGKPVAGATQRSRVVRDGIVVDFMGAIAIVRKLKEGLEEKLGIKITEGYTAIPPGVEQGSIKAIVNVIEAAGIDVLKVVDEPTAASYVLGITDGVVVDLGGGTTGISILEKGKVIFVADEPTGGTHMTLVLAGSYGIDFEAAEDIKTDKKKEKEVFIQITPVLQKMASIVKKYIKDYKVKDVFLVGGACSFDGSESIFERELGLNIYKPYMPVYITPLGIALVGIKDKIF; encoded by the coding sequence ATGAATTTAGATAAAGTAAATAAATATATTCAAGATTTTGAAAAAACAATTAAAAAACCAAAAACAAATTTTGATAAAAGTAAATTTTATGTTGGCATTGATTTAGGTACTGCCAATATAGTAATAACTATTTTAGATAAAGATGGAAAACCTGTGGCTGGTGCTACTCAACGTTCACGGGTTGTAAGAGATGGTATTGTTGTTGATTTTATGGGAGCAATAGCAATAGTTAGAAAATTAAAAGAAGGTTTGGAAGAAAAATTAGGAATCAAAATCACAGAAGGCTATACTGCTATCCCTCCTGGTGTTGAGCAAGGAAGCATTAAGGCAATAGTAAATGTAATTGAAGCAGCTGGAATAGATGTGTTAAAAGTTGTAGATGAACCAACTGCTGCTTCTTATGTTTTAGGAATTACAGATGGAGTTGTTGTTGATTTAGGAGGAGGCACAACTGGAATCAGCATTTTAGAAAAAGGAAAAGTTATTTTTGTTGCTGATGAACCAACTGGTGGAACACATATGACTTTAGTTTTAGCTGGAAGCTATGGCATAGATTTTGAAGCTGCTGAAGATATAAAAACTGATAAGAAAAAAGAAAAAGAAGTTTTCATACAAATCACTCCTGTTTTACAAAAAATGGCTTCTATTGTAAAAAAATATATAAAAGATTACAAGGTTAAAGATGTATTTTTAGTTGGTGGTGCTTGTAGTTTTGATGGAAGTGAAAGTATTTTTGAAAGAGAGTTAGGTTTAAATATTTATAAACCATATATGCCTGTCTATATAACTCCTCTTGGTATAGCACTTGTTGGTATAAAAGATAAAATTTTTTAG
- a CDS encoding HPr family phosphocarrier protein, giving the protein MTSKTVEIVNETGLHTRPGNEFVSLAKTFSSQISVENEAGVKVNGTSLLKLLSLGIKKGSKITVYADGEDENEAVDKLSSLLENLKD; this is encoded by the coding sequence ATGACAAGCAAAACTGTTGAAATAGTAAATGAAACTGGACTACACACAAGACCCGGAAATGAATTTGTAAGTTTAGCAAAGACATTCTCTTCACAAATAAGTGTAGAAAATGAAGCAGGAGTAAAAGTAAATGGGACTTCATTATTAAAATTGCTTTCATTAGGAATAAAAAAAGGAAGTAAAATAACTGTATATGCTGATGGTGAAGATGAAAATGAAGCAGTTGATAAATTATCATCTCTTCTTGAAAACTTAAAAGATTAA
- the ispF gene encoding 2-C-methyl-D-erythritol 2,4-cyclodiphosphate synthase: protein MLRIGNGYDVHKLVEGRKLMLGGVEVPHTKGVLGHSDGDVLLHAITDAIIGALGLGDIGLHFPDNDENLKDIDSAILLKKINNIMKEKNYKIVNLDSIIVIQKPKLRPYIDSIRNNIAKILEIDSELINVKAKTEEKLGFTGDETGVKSYCVVLLEKKKC from the coding sequence ATGTTAAGAATAGGTAATGGTTATGATGTTCATAAATTAGTTGAAGGTAGAAAATTAATGTTAGGTGGTGTGGAAGTTCCTCATACAAAAGGAGTTTTAGGACATTCTGATGGAGATGTACTTTTACATGCAATAACTGATGCAATAATTGGAGCATTAGGTTTGGGAGATATAGGATTACATTTCCCAGATAATGATGAAAATTTAAAAGATATTGATAGTGCTATCTTATTAAAAAAAATAAATAATATTATGAAAGAAAAAAACTATAAAATAGTAAATTTAGACTCTATTATAGTTATACAAAAACCTAAATTAAGACCGTATATAGATAGTATTAGGAACAATATTGCAAAAATTTTAGAGATTGATTCTGAACTTATAAATGTAAAGGCTAAGACAGAAGAAAAACTAGGTTTCACTGGTGATGAAACTGGTGTTAAATCATATTGTGTAGTCTTATTGGAGAAAAAGAAATGTTAG
- a CDS encoding MATE family efflux transporter encodes MLDKSSFRKTVFAFLLPMAIQNLINVAISSTDVIMLGRYSEVALSASSLASQIQFILILLFFGIGSGATVLTAQYWGKKDTKSIEKILAIGIKIAFGLSLIFFVFAFFFSRNAMRLFTNDEATILEGIKYLKIVSFSYLTTSISIVYLVTMRSVERVTVSTITYATSFVSNFIINYLLIFGNFGFPKMGIEGAAIGTLVARLIELGIVFYYNSKNHHFVSIKWKYIKSLDPILKKDFLKYSAPTMMNELLWSGGTAAGIAILGRLGNSIVAANSITSVVRQLAMVFAFGLANTAAIMVGKEIGKKDFHTAEIYAKKLLLYSFLSSLLGVALLLIVKPFIIKKFALNAEVEDYLNLTLNILFYYIPLQSISAVLIVGVFRAGGDTKFALIADVLPLWCGSVLISAFAAFYLNLPTKLIYFLIMSDEIIKQPLIIWRYRSKKWINNVTRELN; translated from the coding sequence ATGTTAGATAAATCATCTTTTAGAAAAACGGTATTTGCTTTTTTACTTCCTATGGCAATACAAAATTTAATCAATGTTGCTATATCAAGTACAGATGTTATTATGCTTGGAAGATATAGTGAAGTTGCTCTATCTGCTTCTTCACTTGCAAGTCAAATACAATTTATTTTAATTTTATTATTCTTTGGTATAGGCTCTGGTGCAACAGTTTTAACAGCTCAGTATTGGGGGAAGAAAGACACTAAGTCCATAGAAAAAATTTTAGCTATTGGTATAAAAATAGCATTTGGTTTAAGTTTAATTTTCTTTGTATTTGCTTTTTTCTTTTCAAGAAATGCTATGAGATTATTTACTAATGATGAAGCTACAATCCTGGAAGGAATTAAATATTTAAAAATAGTTAGTTTTTCATATTTAACAACTTCTATTTCTATTGTTTACTTAGTTACTATGAGAAGTGTTGAAAGGGTTACTGTATCAACAATTACTTATGCAACCTCATTTGTCAGCAACTTTATAATTAACTATCTTTTAATTTTTGGAAATTTTGGTTTTCCTAAAATGGGAATAGAAGGTGCTGCAATAGGAACTCTTGTTGCAAGACTTATTGAACTTGGAATAGTATTTTACTATAATTCTAAAAATCATCATTTTGTTTCTATAAAATGGAAATATATAAAAAGTTTAGATCCTATTTTAAAAAAGGATTTTCTGAAATATTCAGCTCCTACTATGATGAATGAGCTTTTATGGTCAGGGGGAACAGCAGCAGGAATTGCTATCTTAGGTAGATTAGGTAATTCTATTGTGGCAGCTAATTCTATCACTTCTGTTGTCAGACAGTTAGCAATGGTTTTCGCTTTTGGACTTGCAAATACAGCTGCAATTATGGTTGGGAAAGAAATTGGTAAAAAAGATTTTCATACAGCAGAAATTTATGCAAAAAAGCTTTTATTATACTCCTTCCTTTCAAGTCTGTTAGGTGTTGCCTTACTTTTAATTGTGAAACCTTTTATTATAAAGAAATTTGCTTTAAATGCAGAAGTTGAAGATTATTTAAATCTTACTTTAAATATTTTATTTTACTATATACCTTTACAAAGTATTTCAGCAGTTCTGATTGTCGGAGTATTTAGAGCAGGAGGAGACACAAAATTTGCTTTGATTGCAGATGTTTTACCTCTTTGGTGTGGTTCAGTTTTAATTTCAGCTTTTGCAGCTTTCTACTTAAATTTACCTACAAAACTAATCTATTTTTTAATAATGTCAGATGAAATTATTAAACAGCCTCTTATTATTTGGAGATATAGAAGTAAAAAATGGATTAATAATGTTACAAGAGAGTTGAACTGA